The segment GGATTTCTTAACTTCAAAGGGCGTACCTCTTTTATATCCCTTCACACTTCAAAGATTCAGTGCTGAAATATACTACTACATCGATGTTACAGCAGCAGTTATAGCCCTTGTTGTTCTGTTGATCCTTTATTTAAGACTGGATATGAAATACAAGAAAGCTGCAATGGTAATTTTTATGATAATCCTGGTTTCATTTGGCGGTATTAGGGCTTATGAGAAGAATCTTGCCCTTGATGAAAACCCTGTAAGTGGAAACTTCGTTTATTCTGCAGCTTATCCTACAGCTGACATGTTTACATGGACTGTGGTTCAAAGTGACAGTTCAAACAGCACATATTATTCATTTAGGTACAATACACTGGATAAAGAAAGATCAGATGTTAAAAGGGTTCAAAGTCTAACTGTAAATGGAGGCACTGTGCAGTCGGCTCAAGAAGCTGTTGATAAAGCAGAGGGACTTCCTGAAATTCGAAATTTCAGATGGGATGCCTATGATCCATGTATCAATGCTAGCTACAATGGGAAGGAATGGAAGTTAACCTACTTCGATGTTACAGACGATGGATATCGCAGCAACAACATAACAGTGACCCTATAACTGATTTTCACCTATTTTTTTATTTTAGAGAATATTCTTTAATGTAGTAAGATTCAATTGTTTACTAATTTCGCTACTTACCAAATGGTAATTACCCATGGGTTAGAAAAATTACTTTAAATTAGTTTAATACTTTCTTAATATGTGAGTTTTTTTATCATTATTTATAAATAAATTTTTGAATAGATATAATGTTTAGAAAACTTTTCCAAACAGTGCAAATTTTACTAAATAAATTAAAAAATAGTGTACATTTTACTAATTAAATTAAAGATTTATCAAAATCGTTTTTATTAAACGGAGGAATTCCATGTTATACAGAGATTTTGGAAAAACAAATGAAAAAGTTTCAGTTTTAGGTTTTGGCTGCATGCGACTTCCTGTAATTGGAGATGATCCAAGTAACATTGATGAAGAAAATGCCATAAATATGCTTCGTTATGCCATCGACCATGGTGTGAACTTTATTGATACTGCGTACCCATATCATGGAGTTAGTTTGGATCAGGGAGGTGCAAGTGAGCCATTTTTAGCAAAAGCATTGAAAGACGGCTACAGGGAAAAGGTGAAAATAGCAACCAAACTCCCAAGCTGGGCAATAGAAACCCGAGAAGATATGGACAGATACTTAAATGAACAGTTGGAACGCCTGGAAACAGATTGCATTGATTTTTACATGGTTCACGGTATCAACAAAACTTACTGGGAAAACCTGAAAGAACTGGGCTTTGAGGAGTTTCTGGATCAGGCCATTAGTGATGGACGGATAAAACATGCCGGGTTTTCATTTCATGACCGAATTGAACTCTTTAAAGAGGTAGTTGACCATTACGACTGGTCTTTCTGTTTGATTCAGTACAATTATCTGGATGAAGATTACCAGGCAGGAAAAGAGGGTTTAGAATATGCATACAAGAATGGGTTGGGTGTGGCTGTTATGGAGCCTTTAAGAGGTGGACAGTTAGCTACCAGTATTCCACAAGACGTTCAAGAATTATTTAACAGGTCAGATATGAAGAGATCCCCTGCAGAGTGGGCTTTAAGATGGGTCTGGAACACCCTGAAGTGTCAGTGATCTTGAGTGGAATGAACACCATGGAACACGTTAAAGAGAATTTAAAAATTGCAGAAGAAGCACATCCCAATTCACTAACCGATACAGAATTAGGGATTATAGATCAGGCTAAATCAGTTTTTGAAGAGAAATTGAAGGTTAACTGTACTGGCTGCGGTTACTGTTTACCGTGTCCTTCTGGTGTAAATATTCCTGAAAATTTCGCAAAGTACAATGATTATTTCCTTTTTGGTAGTCCAGAAACAAAGGAAGAATACCAATTTCATTATATGGCCCTTATAATGGAAAATGAAAGAGCATCCGCATGTGTTGAATGCGGTGCATGTGAAGAACACTGCCCACAGGGTATTCCAATAATTCAAGAAATGAAGAAGGTTAAAGAGTTATACGAATGAATTTTTAATGGTTTTGCAGGATCAATGAAGATTTATATTTATTTAAATTAGAAATTAGGAGAAAAATAGAATGTCAAAGATAAAATTAATGGATAACTACATTTTTGAACTAAGCGATAAGGTAACGAGACAATCTGTTTCATATAATAACCGGTATGGAATCAAAATTGCGGCAGATTTATACTTGCCAAAGGACTTTGATAAGTCACAAAAACACTCAGCCATTATTGTGGGTGCACCCTATGGTGGTGTTAAAGAGCAGGGCCCTGGTATATACGCCCAAAACATGGCAGAACATGGTTTTGTAGCTCTTACATTTGACCCATCGTACAATGGATACAGCGGTGGAGAGCCAAGGCACCTTTCTTCACCGGATCTATTCGTGGAAGATTTCAGTGCAGCTGTTGACTATTTAGGCACCCGTCCATTTGTGGATAGGGATAAAATTGGAGTTATTGGTATATGTGGTAGCGGTGGTTTTGGAATCAGCGCAGCGCAGGTTGACAGACGTATCAAGGCTGTTGCCACTGTCAGCATGTACGATATAGCCCGTGTGGCAGCTAAAGGATTCATGGATTCACTTACTGAAGATGAGCGCAATAACATACTTGATACAGTTGCTGAGCAGAGGTACGCAGAGTTTGAGGGTAACGAGCCCGTACTGACTCCTCGAGGAGCACCTATTGGATTTGACGATAATACAGACCCTATCGGTCGAGAGTTTGGTGAATTTTATTCTACAACTCGTGGATACCACCCCAATTCAATTAGTCAGTTTACCATGACGAGCAGCATGTCCTTTATGAACTTCCCACTGCTTACTCACATTAAGTCAATCTCACCACGACCAATCCTGTTCGTCATAGGAGAACACGCTCACTCACGATACTTCAGTGAAGACGCTTACAAATTGGCAGCAGAACCCAAAGAACTCTACATAGTTCAAAAAGCAGGACACGTTGATTTGTACGATAAAACGGACTTAATTCCATTTGACAAATTGGAATCATTCTTTACAGAAAATTTGAAATAAAAATAATGAACTGTAAAAAAAAACAGAGCTTTAAGTGAAAATAAGTAAGTATTGGATTAAAAGTGGTAAAATGCAACCAAAAGATATCTTTGAACGTGATAAATCAGGTGAACAAATTTCACTAAACGATCCAGAATATTATAAGATCAAGGATGTAATAATCGAAGCACAGAGAATCACTGCAGAATTAAATAATTCATACCATGATGAGGAAGAAGTCAGAAAATTGTTTTCCCAGCTGACCGGGGTAGACGTTGATGAAACATCTTGGCTCTTACCTCCTTTCTACACTGATTTTGGTAAAAATATCAGAGTAGGGAAAAATGTGTTTATCAACCACGCCTGCACTTTCATGGATAGAGGAGGTATAACAATAGAAGATGATGTTTTAGTTGGGCCTAAAGTCAATCTGATTACAACCAACCACCCCATGGATCCATCTGAAAGACAATCCACCATATCAACTCCTATCTTAATCAAGAAAAACGCATGGATAGGTGTGGGCGCTATGATAATGCCCGGTGTTACTATTGGGGAAAATTCTGTAGTGTCCGCTGCCGCTCTTGTCACGAAAGATGTTCCGTCAAATACTGTGGTGGCAGGTATTCCAGCAAAAGTTATCAAAAATATCTAATGAAAAATTTCTTTCGCAGATTTACCTGTTCATTGATGGGTTAAAACGAAAAGAAAGTATTTACAATTTGATATAAGGAAAATATGGAATAATCTGAGTAAAATTATCCAAATGGGAATTTAAGGAATTATTAGGGTATTCTAGGGGATAATATTGAATGCTGCACTCCTCCCGTTGAAAATCCTTGTCAAAGTAAACATTTTTTTTCAAAAAGTGTCCACCCAGTCTTTGGTTCCACCCGCACCCTTCAGGCAGAAAACCGTATGATCATTATCATCATTTACTATTTTTATTAAAAGAAGAAGAATATCAACCTCGACATCCTATCAAGCCCCGTTGCATTTTTAGGGTGATGATTAAGAGGACCCAATGGAGGAATTGAACCTAAGGATCCCCTCCATAATCTGTGAAATTATGGATAATGGGTCTTTTTACACTTGAAATTTTCACTTAGAGCAATATTATTATTATTATATGCTCCCAGCTACGGGTTAGTAGCCACAGGCTGGAATATATTTTAAAATCGAGCTGAAGGCTCATGTATTCTATTTTAAACCAAAATCTTTATATAATCTTAATGACCATGAGTTATATAACTGACCATTGGGTCATAGTTAAGATTAAAAGTCATAAATATGATCTTCAGTCATTTATCGATATAGGTGAAATCATATGTCACTTGCAAAATGGAAGGAAAGAGAAAGAGAACAGCGTCAAAATGATATTATCAATGCTGCTAGGAAATTATTCGCTGATAAAGACTTTGATGAAGTTTCAATGAATGAAATAGCAGGGGAGGTTGGGCTTGGTAAAAGTACTCTTTACCTTTATTTTAAAAATAAAGAAGCATTGTACTTTGCTGTGTGTTTACGTGGTACTCGAATTTGGGCTGAAATGGTTAAAGAAGAGGTTGAAAAAGGGAATACGGGTTTAGAAAAGTTTGTATTATATGGAAATGCGAATAGAGAGTTTTCTAATAGATATCCTGATTATTTCAGGTTGCTGTATTCCCCCACATCAATCAAAAAACAATTTGATATGGATAAAATGACGAGTAGTGAAGAATTCCAGGAAGTAAGGGAATTATTTAAAGAAATAATGTTCATAGGAATAGATTCAATACAAAAAGGTATAGATGAGGGCGAAATCAGACCAGATGTGGATCCTGTGGAAGCAGCCATTCTCCTATCAGTAATATACAATGGTACGGTGAATATGGGAGACTGGGCTAAAGAGCTACTGGAAGGCAGGGAAATTGATGGAGAGAAATTTGGCAAAGATATAGGGGATTTATTTCTTCATATGTTAAGGAAGTAGGGATAACTATTGGAGTATCTTAAGCTGAATTCATGGAATTAATGTTACCTAAATGAGTTTATTCACGTGGGTGAAGAGGTGTTAAAATGGATAATATGGAATTAGGGGAAAATTTAAATGAAATCCTTAAATTGGAAAACGAACCAGTAGCTATAAAATGGTCTGTGAAAGAGCCAAAAAACGTTGAAAAGGAAGAAGGAAAATCAAGATTCTGTAATAAGCTTATAAAGGCCATGGATGGTGAAATATTCTATGCAACTTTAGAAGAAGAGGAATGTATGGGTGGTGCAAGATACTCTGGACTTAAGGATATGCATGAATACCCTGCAAATGTACAAAGCGGTGCATTTATGGTTCCAAAGGGTTTATATAAGGACATTCCTGCAGTGCAACGCTCAAGAAAAAATGAAATATACATAAACCCTGGAATTTTTAATGCAATCATTTTCTCTCCTTTGAACAAGGCAGAATTTGAACCCGATGTGATATTCATACTCTGCAATGCCCAACAGGGAATGGAAATACTTCATGCAAATTCATATGATTCAGGAAAACATGGAATGGGTGCTGACGCAGTTCCTGTATGCAGTTCAATGGCCGCATCACCTTATATGACTGGAAAAGTCACTTATGGATTTGGAGATGTGGCATCAAGGCAGAGTATGAATATCAGTCCAGAAGAAATTATGGTAAGTATTCCTGCAAGTGATTTGCCCCGTATAGTTTCTAATTTGAGAGAGATGCGAACTAAAATGTTCTTTAAGGAAGAATAATTTTCCAAATAATCATTACATCACTTGAAAATCGAAGATTTTCGATGCCAAAACATGAAACGTTTGAGGCTTTTTTTGAAAATCATGTAATTAAAAAAAGAATTTAAACCCCTTAGGGAATTGCTAAAATCTATTAAGGATGATAACTGTAAAAATAGGCCAGAAGTGATAACTATGAATTATGAAAGCCATTATAACCTTGCTAAAGATCAAATAATCCTGGTCATGGCGGGATTAATGGTGGGGCTCCTTTTAGCTGCCTTCGATTATTCAATAATATTAACAGCTATGCCCAAGGTTATTAACAGTCTGCATGGGATGGAATATTATGTATGGCCCTTTACATCTTACATGTTAACTTCAACCATTGCAATAATCCTTTTTGGTAAATTATCTGATATTTACGGTAGGAATCATGTTTTAATTGCAGGGATCATCACATTTGTTGTAACTTCAGTCATGTGTGGTTTTGCAACCAACATGTTTGAACTGATCCTATTTAGAGGACTTCAGGGAATTGGGGGCGGAATTCTAATATCCCTCCCATTTATTGTGGTTGGAGAAATTTTCAGTCCAAGGGAAAGAGCTAAATACATGGGGATACTTGCATCAGTGTTTGGGCTTGCAGATGTTTTGGGACCAATTCTTGGTGGTGTAATTACTGATACCTTCGGCTGGAGATGGGTGTTTTTCGTAAATGTTCCAGTTGGGATCGCTGCTGTAACCCTGATTCTTTATTCTCTTCCAAACTTTAAATTGCCGGATGTTAAAAAAGTCATTGATTACTCTGGGATCATCACCTTTACATTAGCTTTAAGTTCACTGTTCCTTGCAATAACACTTGCAGGAGATCAAAATACATATCCATTAACTGATATAGCTGGACTCCTTGTATTTTCAGTAGTCATGTTTACGTGCTTCGTCTTGGCTGAGAAAAAAGCTGTAGAACCTATTTTACCGTTATGTCTTTTTAAAAATTCAATATTCAGTGTATCAGCGGTAGAAAGTTTTTTAGCAAGTGCATTGATGTTTTGTGGGATAATTTACGTTCCATTGTTTGCACAGGGCGTTTTAGGCATGAGTGCTAC is part of the Methanobacterium aggregans genome and harbors:
- a CDS encoding alpha/beta hydrolase, with the translated sequence MDNYIFELSDKVTRQSVSYNNRYGIKIAADLYLPKDFDKSQKHSAIIVGAPYGGVKEQGPGIYAQNMAEHGFVALTFDPSYNGYSGGEPRHLSSPDLFVEDFSAAVDYLGTRPFVDRDKIGVIGICGSGGFGISAAQVDRRIKAVATVSMYDIARVAAKGFMDSLTEDERNNILDTVAEQRYAEFEGNEPVLTPRGAPIGFDDNTDPIGREFGEFYSTTRGYHPNSISQFTMTSSMSFMNFPLLTHIKSISPRPILFVIGEHAHSRYFSEDAYKLAAEPKELYIVQKAGHVDLYDKTDLIPFDKLESFFTENLK
- a CDS encoding DUF169 domain-containing protein is translated as MDNMELGENLNEILKLENEPVAIKWSVKEPKNVEKEEGKSRFCNKLIKAMDGEIFYATLEEEECMGGARYSGLKDMHEYPANVQSGAFMVPKGLYKDIPAVQRSRKNEIYINPGIFNAIIFSPLNKAEFEPDVIFILCNAQQGMEILHANSYDSGKHGMGADAVPVCSSMAASPYMTGKVTYGFGDVASRQSMNISPEEIMVSIPASDLPRIVSNLREMRTKMFFKEE
- a CDS encoding TetR/AcrR family transcriptional regulator, producing the protein MSLAKWKEREREQRQNDIINAARKLFADKDFDEVSMNEIAGEVGLGKSTLYLYFKNKEALYFAVCLRGTRIWAEMVKEEVEKGNTGLEKFVLYGNANREFSNRYPDYFRLLYSPTSIKKQFDMDKMTSSEEFQEVRELFKEIMFIGIDSIQKGIDEGEIRPDVDPVEAAILLSVIYNGTVNMGDWAKELLEGREIDGEKFGKDIGDLFLHMLRK
- a CDS encoding metal-dependent hydrolase, with translation MDFFTHFLVPYIILFALKSKNKLEGAFGGISIDLDTIFIAWIGFLVPYLFVFSHRGITHSFIFAAITSSLFLYVISRRSINGFIGKIIRRDISVEFNLKTVGIAYFGAITHLFLDFLTSKGVPLLYPFTLQRFSAEIYYYIDVTAAVIALVVLLILYLRLDMKYKKAAMVIFMIILVSFGGIRAYEKNLALDENPVSGNFVYSAAYPTADMFTWTVVQSDSSNSTYYSFRYNTLDKERSDVKRVQSLTVNGGTVQSAQEAVDKAEGLPEIRNFRWDAYDPCINASYNGKEWKLTYFDVTDDGYRSNNITVTL
- a CDS encoding aldo/keto reductase, which encodes MLYRDFGKTNEKVSVLGFGCMRLPVIGDDPSNIDEENAINMLRYAIDHGVNFIDTAYPYHGVSLDQGGASEPFLAKALKDGYREKVKIATKLPSWAIETREDMDRYLNEQLERLETDCIDFYMVHGINKTYWENLKELGFEEFLDQAISDGRIKHAGFSFHDRIELFKEVVDHYDWSFCLIQYNYLDEDYQAGKEGLEYAYKNGLGVAVMEPLRGGQLATSIPQDVQELFNRSDMKRSPAEWALRWVWNTLKCQ
- a CDS encoding 4Fe-4S dicluster domain-containing protein, which gives rise to MGLEHPEVSVILSGMNTMEHVKENLKIAEEAHPNSLTDTELGIIDQAKSVFEEKLKVNCTGCGYCLPCPSGVNIPENFAKYNDYFLFGSPETKEEYQFHYMALIMENERASACVECGACEEHCPQGIPIIQEMKKVKELYE
- a CDS encoding MDR family MFS transporter translates to MVGLLLAAFDYSIILTAMPKVINSLHGMEYYVWPFTSYMLTSTIAIILFGKLSDIYGRNHVLIAGIITFVVTSVMCGFATNMFELILFRGLQGIGGGILISLPFIVVGEIFSPRERAKYMGILASVFGLADVLGPILGGVITDTFGWRWVFFVNVPVGIAAVTLILYSLPNFKLPDVKKVIDYSGIITFTLALSSLFLAITLAGDQNTYPLTDIAGLLVFSVVMFTCFVLAEKKAVEPILPLCLFKNSIFSVSAVESFLASALMFCGIIYVPLFAQGVLGMSATNSGLIMIPMLFSLTITSIITGQIISKAGKYKKLVIAEFIITGIGVVLLATMNENTSYYLLVAYSTVLGIGSGMSYNIFNVAVQNAFTLREIGIVTASMRFFRNVGTIVFVPIFGYIMNFTLGSSNAVTASKTQALVLSIQNIFLAAIIVAFAGLIVAFFLKEYP
- a CDS encoding sugar O-acetyltransferase, which produces MQPKDIFERDKSGEQISLNDPEYYKIKDVIIEAQRITAELNNSYHDEEEVRKLFSQLTGVDVDETSWLLPPFYTDFGKNIRVGKNVFINHACTFMDRGGITIEDDVLVGPKVNLITTNHPMDPSERQSTISTPILIKKNAWIGVGAMIMPGVTIGENSVVSAAALVTKDVPSNTVVAGIPAKVIKNI